One window from the genome of Desulforamulus ruminis DSM 2154 encodes:
- a CDS encoding DUF2269 family protein, which translates to MKKLSLKGKNTLKGLHLFFTCIWVGGATSLVLLNFLSHPATGDEIYATNAAIKLIDDFVIIPGALGSLFTGLLLCWLTHWGFFKFNWINVKWVVTILQILFGTFVLGPWVNGMEALSEVKRFFVLQDATYLHYKQMNLYFGLLQTLVLILVVFISVFKPWGKRGKESGKKAAVANEQPLIYKK; encoded by the coding sequence ATGAAAAAGTTAAGTTTAAAAGGGAAAAACACCCTCAAGGGCCTGCACCTCTTCTTCACCTGTATCTGGGTCGGCGGAGCCACTTCCCTGGTGCTGCTGAATTTCCTTTCCCACCCGGCTACCGGAGATGAAATTTACGCTACCAACGCAGCCATTAAACTCATTGATGACTTTGTTATCATTCCCGGCGCCCTAGGAAGCCTGTTTACGGGATTGCTGCTCTGTTGGCTGACCCACTGGGGATTTTTTAAGTTTAACTGGATCAATGTAAAGTGGGTGGTGACCATTCTTCAGATCCTGTTCGGCACCTTCGTGCTGGGTCCCTGGGTTAACGGCATGGAAGCCCTGTCCGAGGTAAAACGTTTTTTCGTGCTGCAGGACGCCACTTACCTCCACTACAAACAAATGAATCTTTACTTTGGCTTGCTTCAGACACTGGTCCTCATCCTGGTGGTATTTATATCCGTATTTAAACCCTGGGGCAAACGGGGAAAAGAAAGCGGCAAAAAAGCAGCCGTTGCAAATGAACAGCCCCTTATTTACAAGAAATAA
- a CDS encoding GNAT family N-acetyltransferase: MSRKKRLKMKKVGIEHLEQYNQLLRYVFQVTDNDLHKIGWEERDIILAKSPVLEQADVLGWFDGEKLVSQVAVYPFQVRIFNKTYDMGGLTGVGTFPEYSNQGLMHKLLQQALTNMREKKQSISYLYPYSIPYYRRKGWEIISDKITFEVNDFQLPKIKTVPGEVERVDIENHNLKLAYERFAHQTHGAMLRNDLAWDEYWRWDLDDLTAAIYYNEGGQPDGYVLYWISNEVFHIKDMIFINEEARSGLWNFISAHFSMITKVVGNIHTDEPLAFLLEDADIKETISPYYMARIVDVEQFISQYPFKPDNRERRWTFTLDDPLLPWNQGTFAICIHPDGKGKIARVEGSSKSQIDIQTMTTMLLGYKRPDYLLKIGRLSCSAETVDMLEDAIEQQTPYFSDYF; the protein is encoded by the coding sequence ATGAGTCGGAAAAAAAGATTGAAAATGAAAAAGGTCGGCATAGAACATTTAGAGCAATATAATCAATTGCTGCGGTATGTTTTTCAGGTGACCGATAACGATTTACATAAGATTGGCTGGGAAGAAAGAGACATCATTCTTGCCAAATCTCCGGTGCTGGAACAGGCGGATGTTTTGGGGTGGTTTGACGGAGAAAAACTGGTGTCCCAGGTGGCGGTTTATCCTTTTCAGGTGAGAATATTCAATAAGACCTATGATATGGGCGGGCTCACCGGCGTAGGAACTTTTCCGGAATACTCCAATCAGGGCTTGATGCACAAGCTGCTGCAACAGGCACTGACGAACATGCGGGAGAAAAAACAGTCAATTTCTTATCTTTATCCTTATTCGATCCCGTACTACCGTCGCAAAGGATGGGAAATCATTTCAGATAAGATCACTTTTGAAGTGAACGACTTTCAACTGCCCAAAATCAAAACGGTGCCCGGAGAGGTTGAGCGTGTTGATATTGAAAATCATAATTTAAAGCTGGCTTATGAACGTTTTGCCCATCAGACCCATGGCGCCATGCTGCGTAACGATTTAGCATGGGATGAATATTGGCGGTGGGATCTTGACGATCTGACCGCTGCTATTTACTACAACGAAGGCGGACAGCCCGACGGGTATGTGCTTTACTGGATTTCAAACGAAGTGTTTCATATTAAAGATATGATATTTATCAACGAGGAAGCCCGCAGCGGGCTGTGGAATTTTATCAGCGCCCATTTTTCCATGATTACAAAGGTGGTAGGCAATATTCATACGGATGAGCCGCTGGCTTTTCTGTTGGAAGACGCGGATATTAAAGAAACCATTTCTCCTTATTACATGGCCCGTATTGTGGATGTGGAGCAATTTATTAGCCAATACCCCTTTAAGCCTGACAACAGGGAGCGCAGATGGACTTTTACGCTTGACGATCCGCTGCTGCCGTGGAATCAGGGTACCTTTGCCATATGCATACATCCCGATGGCAAAGGCAAGATAGCGCGTGTGGAGGGAAGCAGCAAATCGCAGATAGATATCCAAACCATGACAACCATGCTGCTGGGTTATAAAAGGCCGGATTATCTGCTTAAAATCGGTCGCCTTTCCTGCAGCGCGGAAACAGTTGACATGCTGGAAGATGCCATTGAACAGCAAACGCCTTATTTCTCGGATTACTTTTAA
- a CDS encoding type II toxin-antitoxin system Phd/YefM family antitoxin, translating into MISITDMRKNAKNVLEEVVSTKKPVVILQRSKPVAYLVDAESYEKMQYINEADQFKEARMKSLEKLLQLKERTASRTGKQENSTTIIREIREGIGRYE; encoded by the coding sequence ATGATAAGTATTACCGACATGAGAAAAAATGCAAAAAATGTGCTTGAGGAAGTAGTCAGTACCAAAAAACCAGTGGTAATATTGCAAAGATCAAAACCGGTAGCCTATCTAGTCGATGCGGAAAGTTATGAAAAAATGCAATATATTAATGAAGCTGATCAATTTAAAGAAGCCAGAATGAAAAGCTTAGAAAAGTTACTTCAGTTAAAGGAGAGGACAGCTTCGAGAACAGGCAAACAGGAGAATTCGACAACTATAATAAGGGAAATCCGTGAAGGTATTGGTCGCTATGAGTAA
- a CDS encoding type II toxin-antitoxin system VapC family toxin, whose product MSKYICLDSSVFVKLFIEEDDSNKAKVLFQKIIEDNQMIVLPAFAWAEIGSIIRKKIRRGELGPREADEIWSAFRQFPGIIYLEEEAVADRAWKISRYFNLPTLYDAAFLAVSEEIKWRTGETCELWTTDERLVQNLKGKKEYVNSLKDIG is encoded by the coding sequence ATGAGTAAATACATTTGCCTGGATAGTTCGGTATTCGTGAAGCTTTTTATTGAAGAAGATGATAGTAATAAGGCAAAAGTGTTATTTCAAAAGATTATTGAAGATAATCAAATGATTGTTTTACCGGCCTTTGCCTGGGCTGAAATAGGTAGCATTATCAGGAAAAAGATTAGGCGGGGCGAACTAGGTCCTCGGGAAGCGGATGAAATTTGGTCTGCCTTTCGCCAATTTCCTGGCATAATCTATCTTGAGGAAGAAGCGGTTGCAGATAGAGCCTGGAAAATTAGTCGTTACTTTAACTTGCCAACGTTATATGATGCAGCATTTTTGGCAGTTTCGGAGGAGATAAAGTGGCGAACAGGGGAGACTTGTGAACTGTGGACGACAGATGAAAGGCTGGTCCAAAATCTGAAGGGTAAAAAGGAATATGTTAATTCACTAAAAGATATCGGATAA
- a CDS encoding superoxide dismutase, producing the protein MKHELPALPYDYNALEPHYDEQTVRLHHDAHHKAYVDGLNNAEAKLAEAREKGDFALVKHWERELAFHGSGHILHTLFWDNMKPAGGGPATGLVAEKIDQYFGSFETFKKQFSAAAVAVEGSGWTLLCYNPVFKKLEILTAEKHQNLTQWGVTPLLALDLWEHAYYLKYQNKRPAFVEAWWNLINWDDVNQRLAACLGK; encoded by the coding sequence ATGAAACATGAACTGCCGGCTTTACCCTATGATTACAATGCTCTGGAACCCCATTACGATGAGCAAACCGTAAGACTGCATCATGACGCTCACCACAAGGCATATGTGGATGGCTTAAATAATGCCGAGGCCAAACTGGCCGAAGCCAGGGAGAAGGGAGATTTTGCCCTGGTTAAACACTGGGAGAGGGAACTGGCTTTCCACGGTTCCGGACATATCCTGCATACCCTGTTCTGGGACAATATGAAGCCCGCGGGCGGTGGTCCCGCCACAGGATTGGTGGCGGAAAAAATTGACCAATATTTTGGCAGCTTTGAAACCTTTAAAAAGCAATTCTCTGCGGCTGCGGTGGCAGTTGAAGGTTCCGGCTGGACCCTGCTCTGCTACAATCCGGTCTTTAAAAAGCTGGAAATTCTTACGGCGGAAAAGCACCAGAATCTGACCCAATGGGGTGTTACGCCTCTGTTGGCCCTGGATCTCTGGGAGCATGCCTATTACTTAAAATATCAGAACAAGCGGCCGGCCTTTGTGGAAGCCTGGTGGAATTTGATTAACTGGGATGATGTAAACCAGCGCCTGGCAGCCTGTCTGGGTAAATAA
- a CDS encoding tyrosine-type recombinase/integrase has product MRNAYVIWLKNEGKSDKTINEYPAMLQKLINWFENTEGDRFEPNKITTLSIHEFISFLDKVEKYEPAYINKILASLKTFYKYAAETGLVIYNPTIKVKMKRTMKQYAAPKWLTKKEASKFFQAIEQEKNIKRKSRNLAICRLMAGAGLRVQEVSDLNTIDVCIEKRRENVTVRGGKGSKFRIIPLNSDTVESLKNWFKYREDSSNNEALFISERNTRMSDRTIRHMVTKYAKDAGLKDVSPHTLRHTFCKSLADQGFRLERIAYLAGHESLETTRRYTRPGAR; this is encoded by the coding sequence ATGAGAAACGCTTATGTAATATGGCTTAAAAATGAGGGCAAAAGTGATAAGACTATAAATGAATACCCTGCAATGCTTCAAAAACTGATAAATTGGTTTGAAAATACCGAGGGTGACAGATTTGAGCCAAACAAGATAACAACTTTATCTATTCATGAGTTTATTTCTTTTTTGGACAAGGTTGAGAAATATGAGCCTGCATATATAAATAAAATACTGGCATCGCTTAAGACTTTTTATAAATATGCCGCTGAGACCGGCCTGGTTATTTATAACCCCACTATAAAAGTGAAAATGAAAAGAACGATGAAACAGTATGCCGCTCCTAAATGGCTAACTAAAAAGGAAGCCTCCAAATTTTTTCAGGCTATAGAGCAAGAAAAAAACATAAAAAGAAAAAGCCGAAACTTGGCAATATGCAGGCTTATGGCCGGAGCCGGTTTAAGAGTTCAGGAAGTATCCGATCTTAACACTATTGATGTCTGCATTGAAAAACGCAGGGAGAATGTTACTGTTCGTGGCGGCAAGGGCAGTAAATTTAGAATAATACCTTTGAATAGCGACACGGTTGAAAGCCTTAAAAATTGGTTTAAATACAGAGAAGATTCTAGTAACAATGAAGCCCTATTTATAAGTGAACGAAATACAAGGATGTCGGATAGGACGATAAGGCATATGGTTACTAAATATGCTAAGGATGCAGGACTTAAGGATGTTTCACCCCATACTCTAAGGCACACATTTTGTAAGAGCCTTGCAGATCAAGGATTCAGGCTGGAACGTATTGCCTATCTGGCAGGCCACGAAAGTCTTGAAACTACAAGAAGGTATACACGGCCCGGGGCAAGGTAA
- a CDS encoding Fic family protein, giving the protein MIDNKKLSPDSAASPRPGNKPFYIKPNCRKCGAELVLLDTFWNPDKPQEEIWHDEFICPVCEDGIYMDWPEESEMEFKNIELFERIDKKKKLLDDSRPLPPEVVENLREYLLIDWTYNSNAIEGNTLTLLETKVVLEGITIGGKSLREHFEVINHKEAVLYVEELIANKESLTEHVIKQLHYLILKNIRDRDAGKYREVNVFITGSKHVPPMNSLVPPRMRELIDWLYSGEVKDLHSIEKVARFHHDFVYIHPFIDGNGRTGRLLMNLLLMQDGYPVAVIKTAKRHEYYKALEKASIDNDYTDIITLIAEEVENSLDLFIKALGIGEDKL; this is encoded by the coding sequence ATGATTGATAATAAAAAGTTATCCCCGGATAGTGCTGCAAGTCCACGTCCGGGCAATAAACCGTTTTATATAAAGCCAAATTGCCGGAAATGTGGTGCCGAACTGGTATTGCTAGATACTTTTTGGAACCCGGATAAACCACAAGAAGAAATTTGGCATGATGAATTTATTTGCCCAGTATGCGAAGATGGTATCTATATGGATTGGCCGGAGGAATCTGAAATGGAATTTAAAAATATAGAACTATTTGAAAGAATTGATAAAAAGAAAAAATTATTAGATGATAGCAGACCGCTCCCTCCCGAAGTAGTTGAAAATCTAAGAGAATATTTGCTGATAGACTGGACTTATAACAGCAACGCCATTGAGGGCAATACCTTAACCTTGTTGGAAACCAAGGTTGTACTAGAAGGAATTACAATTGGGGGTAAATCCTTACGTGAACACTTTGAGGTAATTAACCATAAGGAAGCAGTTCTCTATGTTGAGGAACTGATAGCAAATAAAGAGTCCTTAACAGAGCATGTTATTAAGCAACTCCATTACCTGATATTAAAGAATATTCGTGACCGAGATGCCGGAAAATACCGTGAAGTTAATGTATTTATTACCGGCAGTAAACACGTACCCCCGATGAACAGCTTGGTACCGCCGCGTATGAGAGAACTTATCGACTGGTTATATTCGGGAGAGGTCAAAGATCTTCATTCTATCGAAAAGGTTGCTAGATTTCATCATGATTTTGTATACATTCATCCTTTTATTGACGGTAATGGACGTACAGGAAGATTACTTATGAACTTGCTTTTGATGCAAGACGGCTATCCAGTTGCAGTAATAAAAACTGCAAAAAGGCACGAGTATTATAAAGCTTTAGAAAAAGCAAGTATTGATAATGATTACACAGACATTATCACTTTGATTGCCGAGGAAGTTGAAAATTCCTTAGACCTTTTTATTAAAGCATTAGGTATCGGCGAGGATAAGTTATGA
- a CDS encoding MarR family winged helix-turn-helix transcriptional regulator: MDISNSLGFILNKTNSKLKNELLQHFKQYDVTPEQWGILNRLWDQEGLSPKELSELNYKDFPNTIRILEKLEKKELIIKKENPLDKRSSLIFLTDKGRSLEHILPPLATQILKRALKGIDKEKEQELKFLLNKIYSNLE, from the coding sequence ATGGATATTAGTAATTCCTTAGGCTTTATCCTCAACAAGACCAACAGCAAGTTAAAAAATGAACTGCTGCAGCATTTTAAGCAATATGACGTTACTCCCGAGCAGTGGGGCATTTTAAACCGGCTCTGGGATCAGGAAGGTCTCTCACCCAAGGAATTATCCGAGTTGAATTATAAGGATTTCCCCAACACCATCCGTATTCTGGAGAAACTTGAAAAAAAGGAACTGATTATTAAGAAAGAAAATCCTTTGGATAAAAGATCCTCCTTGATTTTTTTAACGGATAAAGGACGCAGCCTGGAACACATATTGCCCCCCCTGGCCACTCAGATTTTAAAAAGAGCTTTAAAAGGAATTGATAAGGAAAAAGAACAGGAACTGAAGTTTTTATTAAATAAGATCTACAGTAATTTAGAATAA
- a CDS encoding GIN domain-containing protein, producing the protein MRQVHQYQDLMVLSQKEVSIVAGSRAWFEDGSTADLKLKSVKNCGPGEIKFRPVFYKELGGEMKNREYKIEDCREMIFSGNHLFFEIQLHSQPYALLEVMGTEGFHGAIRVTVEGQGCLSIHLPLTCESSSGHWGSPGHEPIEGRLLIKVPRPVSLTLDSTGRGRGIIGVPLDRLQAVIRGSMRLDCQEAGAAEIHMQGSGRVYVEQVRQTLKVNVAGTGDVAVTTGSFKEMQAEVSGSGSLVAGVTVERAELLLKGTGDIVVGHILEHSLEAHQGPGKIIVLKRGRA; encoded by the coding sequence TTGAGGCAGGTTCATCAATACCAGGACTTAATGGTTTTAAGTCAAAAGGAAGTCAGCATTGTGGCCGGCAGCAGGGCCTGGTTTGAGGACGGCAGTACTGCCGATTTAAAGTTAAAAAGCGTAAAAAACTGCGGACCGGGGGAAATCAAATTCCGGCCTGTTTTTTATAAAGAATTAGGCGGTGAAATGAAAAACAGGGAATATAAGATCGAGGACTGCCGGGAGATGATTTTTTCCGGCAATCACCTTTTCTTTGAAATACAACTCCATTCCCAACCCTATGCCCTGCTGGAGGTTATGGGTACGGAAGGGTTTCATGGGGCTATCCGGGTGACGGTGGAAGGACAAGGCTGCCTCAGCATCCATCTGCCTTTAACCTGTGAGAGCAGCAGTGGGCATTGGGGTAGCCCGGGCCATGAACCCATTGAGGGAAGATTGTTGATTAAGGTTCCTCGGCCGGTATCCCTTACCCTGGATAGCACAGGCCGGGGCCGGGGGATTATTGGCGTGCCGCTGGATCGCCTGCAGGCCGTTATCCGGGGGAGCATGCGGCTGGACTGTCAGGAGGCGGGGGCTGCGGAGATTCACATGCAGGGCAGCGGCAGGGTTTATGTCGAACAGGTCCGGCAGACTTTAAAGGTGAATGTTGCCGGAACCGGCGACGTGGCGGTGACGACCGGCAGCTTTAAGGAAATGCAGGCCGAGGTTTCCGGGTCCGGCAGCCTGGTGGCCGGCGTTACCGTAGAACGGGCGGAACTGCTGTTAAAGGGAACCGGCGATATTGTGGTGGGACATATATTGGAACATTCCCTGGAGGCGCACCAGGGACCCGGGAAGATTATTGTTTTAAAACGAGGACGAGCTTAA
- a CDS encoding copper amine oxidase N-terminal domain-containing protein has protein sequence MERLLVMKRLLRILGIAGLILGLGLLSCPYGFAGETIFSPGYRVKTELDENQIGYNAVTATLVLPQGQDVSGIQEAGAAYNYLGIETANGNSLEIGVHKDLYDLPANRWSVFAGTNYHGAFEEYGSNEKWHNFRIMPWYQRGPDMLFPDGSTVTMTLRVEKDDEVVFEIPGFEIIRMKMPGANVEGRQQVFRRVTSLMTYEAGGFTKNNRWEAVSLQKPGESFVRWVPAPEQVHKSNNMDENDPGNSSIVVKTSLDYYPEIVDISGLTPKAPVPQGGPVTFKLGQRSYAVGERVIEMDAAPYSEQGRTFIPVRYLAESLGISDIQWDEETQRVTLNKGEQTAVLTVGSNQLETRGTPVTMDVGPQIRDGRVYLPARYVAEAFGRYAGWEPESQAVIIQ, from the coding sequence ATGGAAAGGTTGTTGGTGATGAAGCGGTTGCTAAGAATTCTTGGGATTGCGGGACTGATCCTGGGATTAGGTTTGCTTTCTTGCCCTTATGGCTTTGCCGGAGAGACCATTTTTAGTCCCGGGTACCGGGTAAAGACCGAGCTGGATGAGAATCAAATTGGCTATAACGCCGTCACCGCCACCCTGGTCCTGCCTCAGGGGCAGGATGTCAGCGGGATTCAGGAGGCCGGGGCGGCCTACAACTATCTGGGAATTGAAACAGCCAACGGCAATAGTTTGGAGATCGGGGTGCATAAAGACCTTTACGATCTGCCCGCAAACCGCTGGTCTGTATTTGCCGGGACCAATTATCACGGGGCCTTTGAGGAATATGGCTCCAATGAAAAATGGCATAACTTCAGAATCATGCCCTGGTATCAAAGGGGCCCCGACATGCTTTTCCCCGACGGCAGTACCGTGACCATGACCCTGCGGGTGGAAAAGGACGACGAGGTCGTATTTGAAATTCCCGGCTTTGAAATCATCCGCATGAAGATGCCGGGTGCCAATGTAGAAGGCAGGCAGCAGGTTTTTCGCCGGGTGACCAGCTTGATGACCTATGAAGCCGGAGGGTTTACCAAAAACAACCGCTGGGAGGCAGTGTCCCTGCAAAAACCCGGCGAATCCTTTGTCCGGTGGGTACCGGCCCCGGAGCAGGTTCACAAATCCAATAATATGGATGAAAATGATCCCGGGAATTCCTCCATCGTGGTAAAAACCTCCCTGGATTATTATCCGGAGATTGTGGATATCAGCGGCTTGACGCCCAAGGCGCCGGTTCCCCAGGGCGGCCCGGTCACTTTTAAACTGGGACAAAGGAGCTATGCCGTAGGGGAGAGGGTCATTGAAATGGACGCAGCCCCTTACAGTGAACAGGGCAGAACCTTTATACCCGTAAGATACCTGGCCGAATCTCTGGGCATCAGCGACATCCAGTGGGATGAAGAGACCCAGCGGGTGACGCTGAACAAAGGGGAGCAAACCGCAGTGCTGACAGTGGGCAGCAACCAGTTGGAGACTCGCGGCACACCGGTTACCATGGATGTCGGCCCGCAGATCCGGGATGGCAGGGTCTATCTGCCCGCCCGTTATGTGGCGGAGGCCTTTGGCCGCTATGCGGGATGGGAGCCGGAAAGCCAGGCGGTCATCATACAATAG